From a single Bryobacter aggregatus MPL3 genomic region:
- a CDS encoding class I SAM-dependent methyltransferase, translated as MGGANWLERDEREAEENPSRAIQLLQLEKGMVVADIGAGSGYYTLRIAPVVGPTGKVFATDIQPEMLSLLKKRMRQQKISNVEPVLGNEKDPKLPAKSCDVILMVDVYHEFSHPQVMLSNLRAALKDDGRLILLEYRKEDPYVPIRPEHKMSVKEAKLEVEDEGFVLDTVNEDLPWQHILIFKKTS; from the coding sequence ATGGGCGGCGCGAATTGGCTCGAAAGAGATGAGCGGGAGGCCGAAGAAAATCCTAGCCGGGCGATTCAATTGCTGCAGTTGGAAAAGGGCATGGTGGTTGCCGATATCGGGGCAGGAAGCGGATATTACACGCTCCGGATTGCGCCTGTTGTGGGGCCCACGGGCAAGGTATTTGCGACCGACATTCAGCCCGAAATGTTGTCGCTTCTCAAGAAGAGAATGCGCCAGCAGAAGATCTCCAATGTGGAGCCTGTGCTTGGGAATGAAAAAGATCCCAAGCTCCCTGCCAAGAGTTGCGATGTCATTCTCATGGTGGACGTCTATCATGAGTTCTCACATCCCCAGGTGATGCTCTCGAACTTGCGAGCCGCGTTGAAAGATGACGGGCGTTTGATCCTGCTTGAATACCGCAAGGAAGATCCTTATGTTCCGATTCGCCCGGAGCACAAGATGAGCGTCAAGGAAGCAAAGCTGGAAGTGGAGGATGAGGGCTTTGTGCTGGATACGGTCAATGAAGACTTACCCTGGCAGCACATCCTGATCTTCAAGAAGACTTCATAG
- the rsmD gene encoding 16S rRNA (guanine(966)-N(2))-methyltransferase RsmD produces MRVIAGEFRSRKLMAPKGEATRPTPDRLRESLFSSIAPQLEGVPFADFYAGSGAVGIEALSRGASSVTFVEHDRLALEALRANLKSLGIEKRTNVIAKKVRAALSRPFPGIVFVDPPYEAEAEYLNCLQYFGENPPDLLLMQHDRRLVLPEKSGKLELKRQLKQADNWISFYFCAAGADGMP; encoded by the coding sequence ATGAGAGTGATCGCGGGAGAATTCCGCAGTAGAAAATTGATGGCGCCCAAGGGCGAGGCCACGAGACCCACACCTGACCGGTTGCGGGAATCGCTCTTCAGCTCCATCGCGCCCCAACTGGAAGGCGTGCCCTTTGCCGATTTCTATGCGGGCTCAGGCGCCGTTGGTATTGAAGCACTCAGCCGGGGCGCGTCCTCGGTGACGTTTGTCGAGCACGACCGCCTCGCGCTCGAAGCGCTGCGGGCCAACTTGAAAAGTCTCGGCATCGAGAAGCGCACCAACGTGATCGCCAAGAAAGTACGGGCGGCGCTCTCCCGGCCTTTTCCGGGAATCGTTTTTGTCGATCCGCCGTATGAGGCAGAGGCCGAGTATCTCAACTGCCTCCAATATTTCGGCGAGAACCCGCCCGATTTACTTCTGATGCAGCATGACCGGCGGCTGGTGCTGCCGGAGAAATCAGGTAAGCTCGAGTTGAAGCGGCAACTCAAGCAAGCCGACAACTGGATCAGTTTTTATTTCTGCGCGGCTGGTGCAGACGGAATGCCTTGA
- the recG gene encoding ATP-dependent DNA helicase RecG, with the protein MVRLSAPLQFLKGVGPALAEKLRAKGLETVEDLLFCPPFRYEDRSRFLPLKHFREGQSGALLAIVASTRTRTWRKGSQVLFEAELQDEQGNRLQARWYNAKYLASEIVPGLRLALFGKAEFDFQGGRVFLAHPEFEVLPEEGDPELALHMGRIVPIYESIGKISTKQIRRFVSRAMEATGELNDALPADILTRFRLPRIGKALHEVHEPPTELNLDALNSRRSPGHMRLIFEEFFWLEFGLLRKQREVKRSPGIAFQLTDKIRERVKQMLPFKPTAAQLRALKEIATDMSQPHPMNRMLQGDVGSGKTLVAAEAAVIAVENGYQVALLAPTEILATQHYLSMQKFFRRLGYNVAMMVGSQTAREKQQVKKLIAEGHVQIVVGTHAILEKSVEFAKLGLAIIDEQHRFGVLQRLFLRQKGLAPDVLVMTATPIPRTLALTIYGDLDVSVIDEMPPGRKPVITKHSPATAAKSVWEAVRKELVQGRQAYIVYPLVDDSEHSPDLKSAQKMFEMHSGKIFSGFRVALLHGQLSSGDKDAVMQQFKNHEVDVLVATTVVEVGLDVPNATVMVIENAEKFGLAQLHQLRGRVGRGAHASFCHLVTGKLNEVSEQRIRAMVQTSDGFRLAETDLEIRGPGEFFGTRQSGLPQLRFAHILKDREILEMAREEARAFIERENGTEGYRNALQYLEQNWQRRYGLGQVG; encoded by the coding sequence TTGGTTCGACTCTCTGCCCCATTGCAATTCCTCAAGGGAGTAGGCCCCGCCCTCGCTGAAAAGTTGAGGGCCAAGGGGCTCGAAACCGTTGAGGATCTTTTATTCTGCCCCCCATTCCGTTATGAGGACCGGAGCCGCTTTCTGCCGCTCAAACACTTCCGGGAAGGGCAGAGCGGGGCCTTGCTTGCGATTGTCGCCTCGACGCGTACGCGCACCTGGCGCAAAGGATCGCAAGTCCTCTTTGAAGCCGAGCTTCAGGACGAGCAGGGCAATCGTCTCCAGGCGCGCTGGTACAACGCGAAGTATCTGGCGAGCGAGATTGTCCCTGGCCTCCGTCTGGCGCTCTTTGGGAAGGCGGAGTTCGACTTCCAGGGGGGCCGCGTCTTTCTTGCCCATCCCGAGTTCGAAGTGCTTCCCGAGGAGGGCGATCCGGAACTCGCGCTCCACATGGGCCGCATCGTCCCCATCTATGAATCCATCGGCAAGATCTCCACCAAGCAGATCCGGCGCTTTGTCAGCCGGGCAATGGAGGCGACCGGAGAACTGAATGATGCCTTGCCCGCTGACATCCTCACGCGCTTCCGTTTGCCGCGCATTGGCAAAGCCCTGCACGAGGTGCACGAGCCGCCGACGGAGCTGAATCTCGATGCGCTGAATAGCCGCCGCTCTCCGGGCCACATGCGCCTGATCTTTGAAGAGTTCTTTTGGTTGGAGTTTGGGCTGTTGCGCAAGCAGCGCGAGGTGAAGCGCAGTCCGGGAATCGCCTTCCAACTCACTGACAAGATCCGCGAGCGGGTGAAGCAGATGCTGCCCTTCAAGCCGACAGCGGCGCAGTTGCGGGCCTTGAAGGAGATCGCGACAGACATGTCGCAGCCTCACCCGATGAACCGCATGCTGCAAGGGGACGTGGGCAGCGGCAAGACGCTGGTGGCTGCCGAGGCTGCGGTGATTGCGGTGGAAAATGGCTACCAGGTGGCGTTGCTTGCTCCGACGGAGATCCTGGCGACGCAGCACTACTTGTCGATGCAGAAGTTCTTCCGCCGCCTCGGCTACAACGTCGCGATGATGGTGGGCTCACAAACGGCGCGCGAGAAGCAGCAGGTGAAGAAGCTGATCGCCGAGGGGCATGTGCAGATTGTGGTGGGCACGCATGCCATTCTCGAGAAGAGCGTTGAGTTCGCAAAATTAGGGCTTGCGATCATCGATGAGCAACATCGCTTTGGCGTGCTGCAGCGCCTCTTCCTGCGCCAGAAAGGCCTCGCCCCTGACGTGCTGGTGATGACGGCAACGCCGATCCCTCGCACGCTCGCATTGACCATTTACGGCGATCTGGACGTCAGTGTGATCGACGAGATGCCGCCTGGCCGCAAGCCGGTCATCACGAAGCATTCTCCGGCGACTGCGGCGAAGAGTGTCTGGGAGGCGGTTCGCAAAGAACTGGTGCAAGGCCGGCAGGCCTACATCGTCTATCCGCTCGTGGACGATTCGGAGCACTCGCCCGATCTCAAGAGCGCGCAAAAGATGTTTGAGATGCACTCCGGGAAGATCTTCTCCGGGTTCCGTGTCGCGCTCTTGCATGGCCAGTTGAGCTCCGGGGACAAGGATGCGGTGATGCAGCAGTTCAAAAATCATGAGGTGGATGTTCTGGTGGCGACAACCGTTGTCGAAGTCGGTTTGGATGTTCCCAACGCAACGGTGATGGTGATCGAGAATGCGGAGAAGTTTGGCCTCGCCCAGTTGCACCAATTGCGCGGCCGGGTGGGGCGGGGGGCGCATGCGAGCTTCTGCCACCTGGTGACGGGAAAGCTGAATGAAGTGAGTGAGCAACGGATTCGCGCGATGGTGCAAACCAGCGATGGCTTCCGGCTGGCGGAGACCGACCTTGAGATCCGCGGGCCCGGGGAATTCTTTGGCACGCGGCAGTCCGGACTCCCGCAATTGCGCTTTGCACACATCCTCAAAGACCGCGAAATCCTCGAAATGGCCCGCGAAGAGGCACGCGCCTTCATCGAACGGGAAAATGGGACAGAGGGATACCGCAATGCATTGCAGTATCTCGAACAGAATTGGCAGCGCCGTTACGGCCTGGGGCAGGTGGGTTAG
- the gatA gene encoding Asp-tRNA(Asn)/Glu-tRNA(Gln) amidotransferase subunit GatA, which translates to MENISSLTIAQVRDGLREKKFSATELAGQALRFAEAENSKTNGYLTFSPELATATAKVVDEKIARGEDPGLLAGVPIGVKDVISTKGVRTTCASRMLEHYIPPYDATAVERLKAAGALIIGKANCDEFAMGSSNENSAFGPVRNPVALDRVPGGSSGGSAAVVAQGTAVASLGSDTGGSIRQPASFCGVVGVTPTYGRISRYGLVAFASSLDHIGPFARNVSDAATVLEAIAGRDELDATSAFAPVDDYQTEMRKPVKGMKIGIPKEYFEGLAAETGDKIHAGLDVLRKLGCEVKEVSLPHTPYAISTYYIICTAEASSNLARYDGVRYTARAEASTLGEMYARTRDSFFGMECKRRIMLGTYVLSHGYYDAYYLKAQKVRSLIAADYSNALKEVDALVAPVSPFPAFKLGEKIADPMQMYLSDIYTITGDLAGIPCMSVPCGVTPEGLPVGMQIFAGHFQESTMFRLAYAFEQAGGVA; encoded by the coding sequence ATGGAAAACATTTCTTCTCTCACGATTGCCCAGGTGCGCGATGGTTTGCGCGAAAAGAAGTTCAGCGCGACGGAGTTGGCCGGACAGGCCCTTCGTTTTGCCGAAGCTGAGAATTCAAAAACCAATGGCTACCTGACCTTCAGCCCCGAACTCGCCACGGCTACTGCCAAAGTTGTCGACGAAAAGATTGCGCGCGGCGAGGATCCAGGCCTGCTAGCCGGCGTTCCCATCGGCGTCAAGGACGTCATCTCCACCAAAGGCGTGCGCACCACCTGCGCCTCGCGGATGCTGGAGCACTACATTCCTCCCTACGATGCCACTGCGGTAGAACGCCTGAAGGCCGCTGGCGCCTTGATCATCGGTAAGGCGAACTGCGATGAATTCGCGATGGGTTCTTCTAACGAGAACTCGGCCTTTGGTCCGGTGCGCAATCCGGTGGCGCTCGATCGTGTCCCTGGTGGGTCCAGTGGTGGTTCGGCGGCGGTGGTCGCTCAAGGTACGGCGGTTGCTTCGCTGGGTTCTGATACCGGTGGTTCCATCCGCCAGCCCGCCTCGTTCTGTGGCGTGGTGGGTGTGACGCCCACCTATGGCCGGATCAGCCGCTATGGCCTGGTTGCATTTGCCAGCAGCCTCGATCACATCGGTCCTTTTGCGCGCAATGTCTCTGATGCCGCAACTGTTCTGGAAGCGATTGCCGGCCGTGACGAATTGGATGCGACCAGCGCTTTTGCTCCGGTCGACGATTACCAGACGGAGATGCGCAAGCCGGTGAAGGGCATGAAGATCGGCATCCCGAAGGAATACTTCGAAGGGCTGGCTGCGGAGACGGGCGACAAGATCCATGCCGGTCTGGACGTGCTGCGCAAGCTGGGCTGTGAGGTGAAGGAAGTGAGCTTGCCGCACACGCCTTATGCCATCAGCACCTACTACATCATCTGTACGGCTGAGGCGAGCTCCAACCTGGCCCGCTACGACGGCGTGCGCTACACGGCGCGGGCCGAGGCTTCCACTCTTGGCGAAATGTATGCGCGGACGCGGGACTCTTTCTTTGGCATGGAGTGCAAGCGCCGCATCATGCTCGGCACCTATGTGCTGAGCCATGGCTACTACGATGCATATTATCTGAAGGCGCAGAAGGTGCGCTCGCTCATTGCCGCCGACTATTCCAATGCCTTGAAGGAAGTGGATGCGCTGGTGGCGCCGGTCAGCCCCTTCCCGGCCTTCAAGCTGGGCGAGAAGATCGCTGACCCGATGCAGATGTATCTCTCGGATATTTACACGATCACGGGAGATCTGGCCGGTATCCCCTGCATGAGCGTTCCTTGTGGCGTTACTCCAGAAGGCCTGCCTGTCGGCATGCAGATCTTTGCCGGACACTTCCAGGAGAGTACGATGTTCCGCCTCGCCTACGCTTTCGAGCAGGCGGGCGGAGTTGCTTAA
- a CDS encoding pyridoxal phosphate-dependent aminotransferase → MGPVEADRGIEESTTLPPFSNRFPWRASPNRIAQQLAAKSRPRIDLSISNPTQARLALPDPFSMSALGSEGYAPSATGAAHMREAVSRYYAEEFGSSVRAEDVLLTTSTSEAYSYCFKMIAEPGATVLLPEPSYPLLRFLVEAEGLVAASYPLHEAHGQWILDRERLLAACDTSTRAVVVVNPNNPTGHFLSSEDAAWLSEVAGEQFWVVCDEVFADYAWGRQPSQSLTQLPVTNVLCLSGLSKICALPQMKLGWIVMPPDEAVRKNLELVADTYLSVSSPIQEAAVRWLERRAEFQLPIRERCQANLATIQASVQDTAWALLPVEAGWAAILRGPASMDEEDLVLSLLEQGIIVQPGFYYDLPFPCSLVLSLLTPPEDLVTGLATMKSS, encoded by the coding sequence ATGGGTCCAGTCGAAGCAGACCGTGGAATAGAAGAGAGCACCACCCTGCCTCCCTTCTCCAATCGATTTCCCTGGCGAGCTTCGCCGAACCGCATTGCGCAGCAACTCGCGGCCAAAAGCCGGCCCCGGATCGATCTGTCCATTTCGAATCCCACCCAAGCCAGGCTCGCACTCCCCGATCCCTTCTCGATGAGCGCTCTGGGCAGCGAGGGCTATGCACCAAGCGCCACCGGGGCCGCCCACATGCGCGAAGCCGTGAGCCGCTATTACGCAGAAGAGTTTGGTAGCAGCGTCCGAGCCGAGGACGTGCTGCTCACCACAAGCACAAGTGAGGCCTACAGCTACTGTTTCAAGATGATCGCCGAGCCCGGAGCGACCGTCCTGCTCCCGGAGCCATCCTACCCGCTGCTGCGCTTTCTGGTGGAAGCCGAAGGCCTGGTGGCAGCCAGCTATCCGCTGCACGAAGCACATGGCCAATGGATTCTCGATCGCGAACGCTTGCTTGCCGCCTGCGATACCTCGACACGCGCCGTGGTGGTGGTGAACCCGAACAATCCCACCGGGCATTTTCTATCGAGTGAGGATGCCGCCTGGCTCAGCGAAGTGGCAGGCGAGCAGTTCTGGGTGGTCTGCGATGAGGTGTTTGCCGACTATGCCTGGGGCAGGCAGCCCAGCCAGTCGCTGACGCAGTTGCCGGTGACCAATGTGCTCTGTCTCAGCGGACTCTCGAAGATCTGCGCGTTGCCGCAGATGAAGCTGGGGTGGATCGTGATGCCCCCGGACGAAGCGGTACGAAAGAACCTCGAGTTGGTGGCCGACACCTATCTTTCTGTGTCCAGCCCCATCCAGGAGGCGGCGGTCCGCTGGCTGGAGCGGAGAGCCGAGTTCCAGTTGCCCATCCGGGAGCGGTGCCAGGCCAATCTGGCCACGATTCAGGCGAGTGTCCAGGATACGGCTTGGGCCCTGCTGCCCGTCGAGGCGGGATGGGCCGCGATTCTCCGGGGCCCGGCCAGCATGGATGAAGAGGATCTGGTGCTGTCGCTCTTGGAGCAAGGCATCATCGTCCAGCCGGGCTTCTACTACGATCTTCCCTTCCCTTGCAGCCTCGTTCTCAGCCTCCTGACGCCACCTGAGGACCTTGTGACCGGGCTGGCCACTATGAAGTCTTCTTGA
- a CDS encoding VWA domain-containing protein: MIRKFRGWIAIAVVASVAGVAIWAQDDVIRVTTLNIVAPTVVKDRDGNFINGLDVKDFVLRDNGKAQDLRLDQSYVPISLVLVIQRSASTEPVLPTVQKIGSMITPLIIGDRGEAAIVTYDHRIELKQDFTNDTDKFKAALDTLRPGSQTRAMSDAVLYAARMLKKRPKDQRRVIVLVSETQESGSTAHVKDALLEVELNNILVYSINMSRIMNKIMAKPGYPRPDPVPPSARPLPAGMANNPTTQAQMGGMSGSFGNIIPLFQEVFTASKAIFISNPQELYTRYTGGSEYSFLNLRGFETAVQKLGEELQSQYLLSYSPSNKLEGGWHAIEVEVRRGDATVKTRGGYWMAARVN; this comes from the coding sequence ATGATTAGGAAATTTCGAGGTTGGATTGCGATTGCCGTGGTCGCTTCCGTCGCAGGTGTCGCCATCTGGGCACAGGATGATGTCATCCGAGTCACAACGCTGAATATCGTCGCCCCGACTGTAGTGAAAGACCGCGATGGAAATTTCATTAATGGTCTCGATGTGAAGGACTTTGTCCTGCGCGATAACGGCAAGGCCCAGGATCTGCGTCTGGACCAGTCCTATGTGCCGATCTCGCTCGTGCTGGTGATCCAGCGCAGCGCCTCCACCGAGCCCGTACTGCCCACCGTGCAGAAAATCGGCTCGATGATCACTCCGTTGATCATTGGAGATCGTGGCGAGGCGGCGATCGTCACCTACGATCACCGGATCGAGCTGAAACAGGATTTTACGAACGACACCGACAAATTCAAAGCGGCCCTCGACACGCTACGCCCTGGTTCCCAGACGCGGGCGATGTCCGATGCGGTGCTCTATGCCGCTCGCATGCTGAAGAAACGGCCCAAAGATCAGCGCCGCGTCATCGTTCTGGTGAGTGAGACGCAAGAGAGCGGCAGCACGGCACATGTGAAGGACGCACTGCTCGAAGTGGAGCTGAACAACATCCTCGTTTACTCAATCAACATGTCGCGCATCATGAACAAGATCATGGCCAAGCCCGGCTACCCGCGGCCCGATCCCGTACCGCCGAGTGCGCGGCCCCTGCCGGCAGGGATGGCGAACAATCCAACGACTCAGGCGCAGATGGGCGGGATGAGCGGCAGCTTCGGCAACATCATTCCTCTGTTCCAGGAAGTCTTCACCGCCTCGAAGGCAATCTTCATCAGCAACCCGCAGGAACTCTATACGCGGTATACGGGGGGCAGTGAGTATTCCTTCCTGAACCTGCGCGGATTTGAGACCGCCGTACAGAAATTAGGCGAGGAACTGCAAAGCCAGTACCTGTTGAGTTACAGTCCGTCCAACAAATTGGAAGGCGGCTGGCATGCAATCGAGGTGGAAGTGCGGCGCGGCGACGCGACGGTGAAGACGCGTGGCGGATATTGGATGGCGGCACGGGTCAACTAA
- a CDS encoding DUF4352 domain-containing protein, with protein sequence MTQVEPQFHSRRFFLTATSVAAVLQFGCAKDALETDANIQRASKTFKMGERASVGLLTYSVLESTYFTQLGDQGKVRLAEKRFLVIRLSITNGGGKEAEIPLFRLVDNQGVETPELQEAEFLSGWFGIIRKVGPTMTEEGRILFDVTPKNYKLEVSDGGETGKEQLAFIEIPMDFDTAEPIPAAGQGIPSAPAAQK encoded by the coding sequence ATGACACAAGTTGAACCACAGTTCCATTCCCGACGATTCTTTCTGACAGCGACGAGTGTGGCTGCGGTCCTGCAATTTGGCTGCGCAAAAGATGCACTCGAGACCGATGCCAACATCCAGCGGGCGTCCAAGACATTTAAGATGGGCGAACGCGCCAGCGTTGGCTTGCTCACCTATAGCGTTCTTGAGTCTACTTACTTCACGCAATTGGGCGATCAGGGAAAAGTACGGCTGGCGGAAAAGAGATTTCTCGTCATTCGCCTTTCCATTACGAATGGCGGCGGGAAGGAAGCAGAGATCCCACTCTTCCGGCTGGTTGATAACCAGGGAGTGGAGACTCCCGAGTTGCAGGAAGCGGAATTTCTCTCCGGATGGTTTGGCATCATTCGCAAAGTTGGTCCGACGATGACAGAAGAAGGACGCATCCTTTTCGATGTCACACCCAAGAACTACAAATTGGAAGTGAGCGACGGCGGCGAAACCGGCAAGGAGCAACTCGCATTTATTGAAATCCCGATGGACTTCGATACGGCCGAACCCATCCCCGCCGCAGGTCAAGGCATTCCGTCTGCACCAGCCGCGCAGAAATAA
- the moaC gene encoding cyclic pyranopterin monophosphate synthase MoaC, giving the protein MSKLSHYDEAGSARMVDISGKSSTVRTARGHAFVKMPAAVLAALPHNPKGDPLEVARVAAILAAKRTWELIPLCHQIPLAKVDLEFGIEDTGIRVTSAVACTAGTGAEMEALTAAAIAALTIYDMTKALDKGIEITDLYLLSKSGGKSGDYERPGND; this is encoded by the coding sequence ATGAGCAAGCTGAGCCATTACGACGAAGCCGGCAGCGCCAGGATGGTGGATATTTCCGGCAAGAGCAGCACGGTGCGCACGGCGCGCGGGCATGCGTTTGTCAAAATGCCGGCGGCAGTGCTCGCTGCGCTCCCCCACAATCCGAAGGGAGATCCGCTCGAGGTGGCCCGCGTAGCCGCCATTCTCGCGGCAAAACGGACCTGGGAGCTGATTCCCCTCTGTCACCAGATCCCGCTGGCGAAAGTAGATCTGGAATTTGGTATCGAAGACACAGGCATACGCGTCACTAGTGCAGTAGCATGTACTGCTGGGACCGGTGCCGAAATGGAAGCGTTAACCGCCGCAGCGATTGCCGCTCTGACCATCTACGACATGACCAAAGCCCTTGACAAAGGGATTGAGATTACGGACCTGTATTTGCTGAGCAAGAGCGGAGGGAAGAGTGGTGACTATGAGAGGCCAGGAAATGATTAG
- a CDS encoding Gfo/Idh/MocA family protein, translating to MRFPASLLLFFATLLSAAEIRIGIIGTDTSHVGAFTKILNDPKNPDYVPGVRVVAAYKGGSKDIESSAKRIDQYANELAQNWNVEIVPDIATLLSKVDVVLLESVDGRTHLEQAKPIIAAGKPFFIDKPLASRLEDAVEIARLARSRNVKWFTSSSLRWAKSLAPLQQQPLKGALIWGPGPLEEHHYLDLSWYGIHAAEMLFTVMGRGCETVTRIYTPDQDEVSCVWSDGRVGTVRTLRPYADFGAVGFQKDNKVLQTPTKFEYSYVPLVREIVQFFKTGQAPVDPAESIEIFAFLDAAQKSREQGGKPVKMTKPKF from the coding sequence ATGCGTTTTCCCGCTTCTCTTCTTCTTTTCTTCGCCACACTGCTTTCCGCAGCCGAGATCCGTATCGGAATTATCGGCACCGACACGTCTCATGTCGGCGCGTTCACCAAAATTTTGAATGACCCCAAGAACCCGGATTATGTTCCCGGTGTGCGCGTGGTGGCTGCGTATAAAGGCGGAAGCAAGGACATTGAATCGAGTGCAAAGCGCATCGATCAATACGCGAACGAGTTGGCCCAGAACTGGAATGTCGAAATCGTACCTGACATCGCGACACTGCTCAGCAAAGTGGATGTGGTACTGCTCGAGAGCGTCGACGGCCGCACGCATCTGGAACAAGCAAAGCCAATCATCGCCGCCGGGAAACCCTTTTTTATCGACAAGCCGCTCGCTTCGCGTCTTGAGGATGCTGTTGAGATCGCCCGCCTGGCCCGCTCGCGCAACGTGAAGTGGTTTACCTCATCGAGCCTCCGCTGGGCCAAGAGCCTTGCACCGCTGCAGCAACAGCCGTTGAAGGGCGCACTCATCTGGGGCCCGGGACCGCTCGAAGAACATCACTATCTCGACCTGAGCTGGTACGGCATCCACGCCGCAGAGATGCTGTTTACAGTGATGGGAAGGGGCTGCGAGACGGTGACGCGCATCTACACGCCGGACCAGGACGAAGTAAGCTGCGTATGGAGCGATGGCCGGGTAGGAACCGTGCGGACGCTGCGTCCTTATGCCGATTTCGGCGCAGTGGGCTTCCAGAAGGACAACAAGGTCCTCCAGACTCCCACGAAGTTTGAGTATTCCTATGTTCCGCTCGTCAGGGAAATCGTTCAGTTCTTCAAGACCGGCCAGGCTCCGGTGGATCCGGCGGAAAGCATCGAAATCTTTGCCTTCCTGGACGCGGCCCAGAAGAGCCGCGAACAGGGTGGCAAACCAGTCAAAATGACCAAGCCGAAGTTCTAA
- a CDS encoding bifunctional metallophosphatase/5'-nucleotidase — MRFLLYLACLSSAFAQSSVVDLTILHYNDFHARLLPSAQGVGGAAYLASAIKQERTHCPRCVLLSAGDSVQGTPVSTIFRGLPVFEVLRPLGVDAFALGNHEFDYGYERINDFMAASGPPVLAANFLTPEGRLFTDQASVILERDGLRIGIVGALMQDLVPSLEPPSKLGANRMTPTLEALRAEAARLQGKTDILIALVHLWKEGCDQIVRELPEYAITVSGHDHGGLQQMYRADDRVGVRVRSYGSELGRLDLRYDKATRKVVSAEWKRIPITTAAYQPDPEVAKLVQKWEDKVKAVVDTPIGNSAAKKNKEETRLWIQQVMRDKTGAQFALMNSGGVRDLFPAGRIHARDVWNIMPFDNMLVTARVPGRLLPDSIRGDQQIDPAKLYSFTTIDFLVEGWRVGADSKMKELGSLMPLEGPFLRDAMIEWVQSKQTVE, encoded by the coding sequence ATGCGCTTTCTGCTTTATCTTGCCTGTCTGAGCTCTGCCTTTGCGCAGAGCTCTGTTGTTGATCTGACCATCCTGCATTACAACGATTTCCATGCCCGGTTGCTGCCTTCGGCACAGGGCGTCGGTGGTGCAGCTTACCTGGCCAGTGCGATCAAGCAGGAGCGCACCCATTGCCCGCGTTGCGTGTTGCTGAGCGCTGGCGATAGCGTGCAAGGCACTCCGGTTAGCACCATCTTTCGCGGCTTACCCGTCTTTGAGGTCCTACGGCCCCTGGGAGTCGATGCCTTTGCCTTGGGCAACCATGAGTTCGACTACGGCTACGAGCGCATCAACGACTTCATGGCTGCCTCCGGACCTCCAGTATTGGCGGCAAACTTCCTGACGCCGGAAGGCCGTCTTTTCACCGACCAGGCAAGCGTCATTCTCGAGCGCGACGGCCTACGCATCGGCATCGTCGGCGCACTGATGCAGGATCTGGTTCCGAGCCTGGAGCCCCCCTCCAAGCTGGGCGCAAACCGCATGACGCCCACCCTTGAGGCCCTGCGTGCGGAAGCGGCGCGGTTGCAGGGCAAGACCGATATTCTAATTGCGCTGGTGCATCTGTGGAAAGAGGGCTGCGATCAGATCGTACGGGAGTTGCCGGAATATGCGATTACCGTCTCCGGCCACGATCATGGCGGGCTGCAGCAGATGTATCGCGCCGACGACCGGGTTGGCGTTCGCGTCCGGAGCTATGGCTCGGAGTTGGGACGGCTGGATCTTCGTTATGACAAGGCAACCCGCAAAGTAGTCAGCGCCGAGTGGAAGCGGATTCCGATCACGACAGCAGCTTACCAACCGGACCCCGAAGTCGCCAAGCTCGTGCAGAAGTGGGAAGACAAGGTGAAGGCCGTTGTCGATACGCCGATCGGGAACAGCGCCGCGAAGAAGAACAAGGAAGAGACACGCCTGTGGATCCAACAGGTGATGCGCGACAAGACTGGGGCTCAGTTCGCATTGATGAATAGCGGCGGGGTACGCGATCTTTTCCCTGCCGGCCGCATCCATGCACGCGATGTCTGGAATATCATGCCCTTCGATAACATGCTGGTGACCGCCCGGGTGCCGGGACGGCTGCTTCCGGATTCGATCCGGGGGGACCAGCAGATCGATCCTGCCAAGCTCTACAGCTTCACCACGATTGATTTCCTGGTGGAAGGCTGGCGAGTGGGTGCCGATTCCAAGATGAAGGAACTCGGCTCGCTGATGCCGCTGGAAGGGCCCTTTCTCCGCGACGCCATGATCGAATGGGTCCAGTCGAAGCAGACCGTGGAATAG